A single region of the Lotus japonicus ecotype B-129 chromosome 4, LjGifu_v1.2 genome encodes:
- the LOC130715982 gene encoding basic leucine zipper 4-like — translation MLSAILPSDPLLSNPFSAFAGGFTPPWDCHDDPLSDYLKPSTEPKPVTSSSGSGGPILTHEKRKPDPDEPDQSAEPVIDERKRRRMISNRESARRSRVRKQRHLENLRNQLNKCRMENRELNNRLQFILYHLNRVRTENEWLRSERTVLQERISEYAQILVLQQLQPSFSTAWNCNLTE, via the coding sequence ATGCTTTCCGCCATTCTTCCCTCCGACCCTCTTCTCAGCAACCCATTCTCCGCCTTCGCCGGCGGTTTCACGCCGCCGTGGGACTGCCACGATGACCCCTTATCCGATTACCTCAAACCCAGTACTGAACCCAAACCGGTAACTTCAAGTTCCGGTTCTGGCGGACCGATCCTAACCCATGAGAAACGTAAACCGGACCCGGACGAACCGGACCAGAGTGCTGAGCCGGTAATCGACGAGCGGAAGCGGCGGCGCATGATATCGAACCGGGAATCGGCGCGTAGGTCGCGTGTGCGTAAGCAGAGGCACCTAGAGAACCTTCGGAACCAGTTGAACAAGTGTAGGATGGAAAACCGGGAACTGAACAACCGGTTGCAGTTCATCTTGTATCACCTTAACCGCGTGCGAACCGAAAACGAATGGCTCCGGTCTGAGCGAACCGTGCTCCAGGAACGAATTTCCGAATATGcccaaattttggttttgcaacAATTGCAACCTTCTTTCTCCACTGCATGGAATTGCAATTTGACAGAATAA